The genomic interval gagggcTAGGCCCAAAGTATCTgttgggaatcctaggatttcctgactagggagGGTCTCAGGTGGCCTGGTATTAGTCAAAATggacatcattaagtgagcctgagagacctgattttttaaaaaatattttaatgtatttatttattttcccttttgttaaccttattttattgttgtagtttttattaatgtcgttgttgatagataggacagagagaaatggagagaggaagggaagtcagagaaggggagagaaagacagacacctgcagacctgcttcaccacttgtgaacaacaataataactacaacaataagcaagggcaacaaaagggaataaatattttttaaaaactttaaaaaatgaatgaatacagtGATGCTACACTGAAGGGCTGAGGTTTCCAGTGTTGACCTTGAAGATTCCATAAACACGTCTCTGTTCCACTGTTTTGTATATTTAATAGAAGAAGCTGAATTACAAGTCCAAGATAGACCAAATGTgacaataaatttatttaaaaataaatgtagtgTTTTCCTTCATTGTTTAAAGGTGCTTAGCACACCTTACTAGTAGTTTTCATGAATTAATTTAGAGATAGGATTTAAAAGCAGTGGTATGAACCACAGAACAATGTGACTCAGATgggtttcttctgttttttttttttttcttctttagactCCAACAGGGAGGTTTCTTCTTAGTGGAAAGCTGATGCATCTTATCCTGGGGTGAGGAAAAACATGAAGCAGTGAGTAGGTTTTCATGTTGGGGAAGGGCTGTTTCAACCCAGCCCTTCTGCCCTCAGGTGCGAGATGCTGCGGGGGGCCCAGGGTGCTGGGCTCAGCCCCTCTGTGCTCTAGACCCTTGTCCCTCTGGGATTTAGCCTGCACAAGGGAGACCCGACAGACTGGGTGGACAGGGGACCCAGCCCTGTGCTGACGCAGCCAGTACTGGGGACCCTGCATGTCTGTGCCGCCGCCCAGGTACCAGCCCTGTGCTGCGTGGCCCAGGcgttgtgtctgtgtgtctgccacCCGGGATGGGCTCCCTTCTTAACCAGAGGCAGGCTTTCTGCCCTGACCCCCTGTGGCTGAGGGCTGAGTCCAGGCTGTCCAGTGGACATATGCAGTTCTGACCTCGTGTGTGGCCTCCCACACACAGGCTTGGGGGGGAGCGTGGGTCTCTCGGCCTCTTTCCCACCTGAGCTCTCACCTCACCTATGTGAGGTGACTCCGTGAGCCCTCTGCTGAGTCACTGTGCCGTCGTCAGACCCAAGCCTCCATCGTGGGGTTTTCTTGATGCCTGGACCCCCGCTACTTACAAGGCCATTTGCTGGCTTGCTTCCACCCTGGGCCTTAGTCCCTCTGGGCCTGCTCCTTCCCTCTAACCCCTCTCAGAAGCTGCATAGGACCCGGGATCCCCTCCTGAGCTCTCTCCCCATCCTGGCCCAGCAGACCCTGCCGCTACCCTCATGGACCAACAGCACGTCTGAGTCATGCCTGGTGCTGGTGGCCACACGGGCGGCTATCTGGGCTCCAGGCTCAGCACCTCAACATACAGCGGAGGGATTCTGCCTGCATTTGTCAGCTCTCTGTGCTTCTGCTTCCCATCACTGAAACAGCTCAAGctgcttcctgtggtttttgtaaAGATTAGACTGGTTATCTTCTATGCAGGGCCCAGCATTTACAATGACTATTCACATCTTGGCTCAGAGCAAGGCTGGCACACCCCACGCCCCCAGGTGACATGAGAGAGTTGAGCCCAGCAGCCCACAGCTTTCCTgaatccttcctcctctccttccatgTCCCCGAGAAGCAGCGGCCCTCcctctggggcaggggtggggagcctTTTCTCTGCCAAGGgcctcttggatattttcttttcttttctttctttcttttttgcctccaggttattgctggggcttggtgcctgcactacaaatccaccactcctggaggctatttttcccattttgttgccattgttactgtcgccattgctattattgttgttggataggacagagagaaatggagagaggaaggaaagacagaggggggagagaaagacagacacctgcagacctgcttcaccccttgtgaagtgacccctctacaggtggggagctagatacttgaaccgggatccttaggtgggtccttgaGCCTCacgtcatgtgtgctcaacccactgtgctataccgtctgaccccccccctcccccttggATATTTTCTAAAATCATTTGAGGGCCatgcaaaattatcaacttaaaagctAGCACCTAATGTTGCAAGCTCCCAGCTGTGTTGAATGGTGAGTCCCTCCTGTGGTTGCCTGGCAAGGCCAGGCCACATGCTTTCAAGGACTGTGTAGGACTCGAGGGCAGATGTCCCCACCCCTGCTCTTCACCCCCAAGCTCCAAGCTCCACGAGAAAGGACAGTGTCAGTGGGTCCCTCGCCCCCAAGCTCCAGGCTGCCCCATGCTGGAAAGCCTGGCTCAGTTAACTGGGAAGTCTCAGTGCAGGCAGGACATGGGCCACTGCCCTCCCCCAGGCCCCTTTCCCCACAGAGCCATGTGGCTGCACCCCAAGTCCCAAGTGAAGCAGGTCCCCAGAGGAGACATGTGGACCGAGAGCCTGAGGCAGCCCTGGCTGTGCCATCAGCCGGTATCCAGGGCTCCCCAGGgcgggtgggtgggcaggggccCTTACGTCTCAGCCCTCCGTGCCTCGAGTAGTACTTGGCGTGTGGCAGTGAGCTGTTCCTGCTGGGCAGGCCCTGCTTCAGGCTCCCCATGGGGAGGTTCCTCTGGATGCTCCAGATCCCTTCCAGCACCGCTGTGGGAGTTTCAGAGCAGAGGGGACTGTTAGGGGCTCTCCTGGAGAGCATTTACTCAGTCATATTCTCAGTCATTCCAGCAGGTCAGACACACAGCGTGAATGACTCAGGATGCTGTGCTGAGCGGGCAAGGAAACAGGCCTGCTTGACGTCACGGTGGCAACTCCAACATGGCTGGGGGGCAGCAGTGGGGGTACTAAGCACACCTCACTGGGGGCAGCAGTGGGGGTACTCAGCACACCTCACTCACTCCTTCATAGAATAGCTGATCTGGACTAAGCAAGCGGAAAGCTGGTTCCGGAGTTTCCCCAAGACCATCTTTCTTTGGCTAGGCCTGGCCTGGCCACAAACCAGCCCATCGCCAGCCCACAGCTTTACGTTCGTTTCCCAAGTGCCTCGCTCCGCGGCTGAGactacctgcaggtgggcttcTGATGTGACACTCATCTCTCTTCATATACAGCTCTTCCTCCAGCACCTCCTTGATCCGCTTATGGGGCTCACAGTAGAagaacttcttccctgcagaagTGTTGACGGGACGGGGTACTCGCTGCAGATGCAGCACAGACATCCAGCCTCTAGACCCCCGGCGCCCGCCcccgggtcctcatgcatgcaGCGCTCCTcagctcctagcagcctttttcTGTCCAAATTTCAGATAGAgcaagagaaggagatagaacagagagaggacagactCCATGGCACAGATCCACCATTCCGGAGCTTCCCCGGAAGTCGTGCACTGTGCTCCCCTGCACTGTGGAACTGGGGGCTtggcctccctcccacccctgtcccccagcATGGTGAGGTATGCACTCACCTGGGTGAGCTACCCCCTGAGCCATTAAAAGACACAGCCTCCCACACCAACAGTACAACAGTCACTCTGCCTGCTCCCTCCCTTTCgtggagccagggcctcctgCGTGCAGTTCCACGGCTCCCAGGCCACTTTCCGCTCCGACAGAGAGACTGGAGAAtggcagagacaccacagccgcTACGCCTTCCCACCTGCTTTCCCCAGGGAGCTGCGTCTCTAGCCCCTCTGCCAGCTCTCTCTTGCTAGGGTCTCTTCCAAGGTAACCCGGTTCTGGTGAGGAGACACCTTCTCACATAACCCTGAGCCTTGGGGTTTCAGGCACTTGCTCGGGCATTGTGGGCAGACACGGAGGCTCGCATGTGTGCCAAGAAGCCTTTTGTTTATTCACTGAGTCCTTGGAGGCTGGCTGTGTGGCAGACGTCAGACTGGAGGGCGTGGGATGGAAACTGGAGAGGAGCGGGCAGGGGGGCTGGTGTGCACGCAGCACCGGGCAGCCACAGCCCTTCCCCCGCGTTTTTAGCAGCTACACCCAGGTTGTGACGGGGACCTTCCTGCCTGGACTCTGGCCCAAAGGACATGGCCAGGGAGCAGTGCGGagtcctgcctttctctttttcccaggTAACTGCTACTTAAATCTCAGGTCCAGTCTTACACGCTggctccacatttttttttcccctccagggttatcagtgccaacactatataattccactgcttctagcggacatttttttcattttattgcataggccagagagaaattgagagaggaaagagagatagagagggagaaagacagagagatacctgcttcaccatctgtgaagtgtcccctccacacacttgaacttagtactacgtgctcttaaccaggtgtaccgctGCCCCTggaccctgcccctcccccccacattcTAGAAACATCTCCCTGGATTCTCCTCGCTGCAGCCTCCTCTTTCCTCTGACCCCCCTGACTGCAGCCTGCACGATGCCAGTGCCTGTCCGCACAGCGACGGGTGCAGCTTAGTCACAAATACCTTGCTCAGCAGCCGGCACCGCCAGGACGGGACCTGTCCCAGGAGTGAGGGGTTGGTAGTGTGTGGATGGGTGCTGTTTCCTGGGACCATGTAGTGCCCCTGTGGGTGCCagcctgggggaggggcaggcccTGGTGCCTTGTGAGCAGCCagcctgggggaggggcaggcccTGGCGCCTTGTGAGCAGCCCGTCCAGCTCAGCAGAGGCCCTGCAGGTTCTTGGGAGACCCACAGACCGTCACCCCCCGGGGCCACTCTGTGTCTGGCCAGAGCTGCCGGGATCATTGTCCTTCTGCATCCTCGATGGGCTCGTTCTGGATGGAATCCTCAGCGGAGCAGATGCTGCCCAGGGCAGCCGGGCTCCTCCCACAACAGGCAGCACTGCCCAGTGGAGCCTCCCGGGCTGCCTCCTGGCTGAGGCTGAGGGGAGGGCCCCTGGTGCCGGGGAGGGACTCTGGGTCCCTTGATGAGGCCCAGGGGAGGCTGGGGAGCAGCAGCCTTCCCCCCAGAGGCAACCAGGAGCTGGAAGGCTGCAGTCACGctgtctctccgtgtgtgtgtgtgtgtgtgtgtgtgtgtgtgtgtgtgtgtgtgtgtgtagggctcTGATTGCAAGGCGGGCCAAGGCAACGAGGGCTGTGGCCATGTGGGTGCTGTGAGTGTCCTGAAGGTGGCAGCTGTCCTTCCCTGCGCCACACCGACTGTTGGGCCCGGCACCAGTGATGCCACTTCCCTGCCGTGTGCAGGAGCCAGGCTGCTGGCACTGCACAGATCTTGTGTGTGTGCCCTGCGGTCTCTGGAAAGACAGTGGCTCACACCCCTGATCTGTCAGTTTGTCAGCTCGCTCTGCTGGCAGACAGCCAGGGAGTCGGTGCCATTGCCTGGGAAGCTGGCCTCCCCGACTCTCAGGCGGCCACCGGGgaaggagctgggggtgggggcacggcTTCTACCCAGCGCTGTGTGTCTGCtccccgtccctctgtcccctgtcctgGGGAGCACAGCTTGCAcccagctctgtgtccccaggtGCCCCCGTCCCTGCGCCACCCTGTCTCGAGGCCcctctgtccccttccctctctcgcCCGCGGTGAAGGGACTCACACTGCTTGCGGGCCTCCTGCGGGCAGCCGCCCTGGTCTCCGCGCAGCCGGGCCCCGGGTGCGAGCGGCTCAGTGTCTCCGTCCTCCGCACCCATCGTCTCCGTGCGCCTCCTGCCCAAGCTCTGCGGCTCTGCGGCGGGACGCCTAGCGGGTTGTCATGGCGAccgcggccccgccccgcccccgcccttcGGAGCCTCCCGGCCCGCTCACCTGCCGGCCAGGTGACCCCACCGCACAGTGGAGTGCTGGCAGGAGCGATGCTCTGTTTAGATATACATCcatccatatatatttatttatgttccctttttgctgcccttgttttattgttgtagttattattgttgttattgatgtcgtcgttgtttggacagagaaatggagagaggaggggaagagggagagggggagagaaagacacctgcagacgcgcttcaccgcctgggaagcgactcccctgcaggtggaggccgggggctggaacccggatccttagccggtccttgtgcttcgcaccatgtgcgcttaacccgctgcgctaccccccccccccccgctagtatttttgttttagattttaattttttattttattattggatagaaattgagaggggagagggatatagagagggagagagatggagccctgcttttaaaattttaaaaaaatatttatccccttttgttgccctagttgtcttcttgtagttattgatgtcgtcgttgttggataggacagagagacatggagagaggaggggaagacagagagggggagagaaacacagacacctgcagacctgcttcaccgcctgggaagcgactcccctgcaggtggggagccgggggcttgaaccgggatccttatgccggtccttgtgctttgcaccacgtgcacttaacccgctgcgctacctcccgactccagcagccctgctttaccacttgtgaagctttccccctgtaggtggggaccaggggtttgaacccaggtcttaatGTGcggtttaaccaggtgcaccaccacctgccccccagaaTGACTTTTAAAATCAACAACAGCAAAGCAGCAGTAACAAGTCTGAAGATGAGGAGTCACTGGCGCCATCATTCCTTGCCACTACGAGTGTAAATTGGTAGCATGGCTTTGGAGGCGTGTTTCggtgtctctgtctgtgagtACACCGTGTGGCCCAGCAGTCTGAAGCAAGGCCTGTGTGTACAGTGGTGGCTATCTTCTAGCCTGTCTGTGACAACACTGTGGAAAGCCCCAAGCCTAAAGCGACTCGGAGACCCTCCAAACTCCAGTGGCAGGTGTCTGTATGCATCACTGTCAGCCTGGATAAAAGCTCCTGTCTAGCAGCCAGCAAGAGAAGGCCCCGGGAGGGATGCAGAATGGAGGCTGGGCCTCACAATGGGCAGTGAGTCAGGGAAACAAATGCAGACTATCACAGACAGAGGCCAAATGCAAGGGTGACACCAGAAGTTAGAGCTTGGTGGGTTCGCCAAGATTTCTGACTTTGACTCCattttcttttgcagaaccatgatgctgtctcccaaaCCACC from Erinaceus europaeus chromosome 20, mEriEur2.1, whole genome shotgun sequence carries:
- the C20H11orf97 gene encoding uncharacterized protein C11orf97 homolog isoform X1; the protein is MGAEDGDTEPLAPGARLRGDQGGCPQEARKQWPLLSWTGCSQGTRACPSPRLAPTGALHGPRKQHPSTHYQPLTPGTGPVLAVPAAEQGKKFFYCEPHKRIKEVLEEELYMKRDECHIRSPPAAVLEGIWSIQRNLPMGSLKQGLPSRNSSLPHAKYYSRHGGLRR
- the C20H11orf97 gene encoding uncharacterized protein C11orf97 homolog isoform X2, with protein sequence MGAEDGDTEPLAPGARLRGDQGGCPQEARKQWKKFFYCEPHKRIKEVLEEELYMKRDECHIRSPPAAVLEGIWSIQRNLPMGSLKQGLPSRNSSLPHAKYYSRHGGLRR